From the Cytophagia bacterium CHB2 genome, one window contains:
- a CDS encoding ethanolamine utilization protein EutN, with protein sequence MFLARVIGTIWATQKDESLIGTKMQIIQPIDRFAAAKGSPLIAIDTVGAGPGETVFYVTAREATIP encoded by the coding sequence ATGTTCCTCGCACGCGTCATCGGCACGATTTGGGCCACGCAAAAAGATGAGAGCCTGATCGGCACGAAAATGCAAATCATTCAACCCATTGACCGCTTCGCGGCGGCAAAAGGCTCGCCTCTCATCGCCATTGACACGGTGGGCGCCGGCCCGGGCGAAACCGTCTTTTACGTCACCGCGCGCGAGGCCACCATTCC
- a CDS encoding ethanolamine utilization protein EutN, translated as MILARVIGTVWATRKDERLQGLKLQIVRPVSLDLKDREGFFVAVDAVGAGVGEVVLVVQGSSARQTAATENKAVDATIMAIVDKLDVA; from the coding sequence TTGATCCTCGCACGCGTCATTGGTACTGTTTGGGCGACTCGCAAAGACGAGCGCCTGCAAGGCCTGAAATTGCAAATTGTCCGGCCCGTGAGTCTTGATCTGAAAGATCGTGAAGGTTTTTTTGTGGCGGTGGACGCGGTCGGCGCCGGTGTGGGCGAAGTCGTGCTGGTCGTGCAAGGCAGCTCGGCGCGGCAAACCGCAGCCACCGAGAACAAAGCAGTCGATGCCACCATTATGGCCATCGTTGACAAACTGGATGTTGCCTGA